The Streptomyces nitrosporeus genome includes a window with the following:
- a CDS encoding glycosyl hydrolase: MRTSLSRSAAAAVLTVALAAAGLGPAASPAAAATVPAGSGSYSDTRPAGTSGPTTGTGAPVTPKLTAAARNKPVPTNDWWSSLAYQRYGDNPYSTPMYGHPLTYQATSGGLQVGYPTAPAIVGDGRQYEYAHKADLTVGLSGLNSPDTKADAWSDWTVTPYWSDGTRTLRTTIGHGMPFVYAEGSGGDARITTASTPTVFADQGNVLGLTVAGHHYALFAPTGSDWSVSGSAITAGLGGKNYFSLAVLPSTDALATYRKYAFSFVTGSTVGWASEGGTVKATYTLTTEAKEGTERGTVQALYRHQWLHTPDPLTSWTYVSPRGTMKVRESASFTTSQRSAGVLPALPASPGVDKARLTGYLNEVANASDPFSGATDTYWTGKALGRLAQLVPVADQIGQTGIRDKLLGLMKGRLQEWFTAGGASEFSYDRDWKTLTGYPASYGSDTELNDHHFHYGYYVYAAAVIAQYDQAWAADSAWGTMVKTLVRDTANPSRTDTAFPFLRGFDVYAGHSWASGHQGFAAGNNQESSSESVNLSAGLVLWGAATGDTGLRDLGSYLLTTESEAITQYWFDADRQVFPSGFGHGTVGMVWGSGGAYSTWWTANPEEIHGINVLPVTGGSLHLAREKAAIGRNIAEMERENGGPAVEWRDLLWEFEALADPAAAKGKWDAGNAGYTPEQGESRAHTYHWITTLDSLGAPDMTVSGSIPTSAVFTRNGVRTYSAHNHGSTARTVTFSDGATLTVPARSTATGTGTGGGGPDPEEPGPSTGNTFRLKSGGVLTTATDGAAGADTLAAADGINRDGTPYRPTVYEVKGVDGTLDPGAATTFRLRVDAGTTVGLAPQVRVGYDLTGDGTFDRTETFRYFATDPVAGWEEYTQAVGTKAVTGSLGDLRGGTVRLEIWNALGNATSRVQTGTEAAVLRIPYV, from the coding sequence ATGCGAACCTCCCTGTCCAGATCTGCCGCGGCGGCCGTGCTGACCGTTGCCCTGGCCGCCGCCGGCCTGGGGCCTGCGGCGTCCCCGGCCGCAGCGGCCACCGTCCCCGCAGGCTCCGGCAGTTACAGCGACACCCGTCCCGCCGGTACGTCCGGTCCCACCACCGGCACGGGTGCGCCGGTGACCCCCAAGCTCACCGCCGCGGCGAGGAACAAGCCCGTGCCCACCAACGACTGGTGGTCCTCGCTCGCCTACCAGCGCTACGGCGACAACCCGTACTCCACCCCCATGTACGGGCATCCGCTCACCTACCAGGCCACCTCGGGCGGACTGCAGGTCGGCTATCCCACCGCACCCGCGATCGTCGGTGACGGCCGCCAGTACGAGTACGCCCACAAGGCCGACCTCACCGTGGGCCTCAGCGGTCTCAACTCACCGGACACCAAGGCCGACGCCTGGTCCGACTGGACGGTCACGCCCTACTGGTCCGACGGCACCCGGACCCTGCGTACGACCATCGGGCACGGCATGCCCTTCGTGTACGCCGAGGGCTCCGGCGGCGACGCCCGCATCACCACGGCGAGCACCCCCACCGTCTTCGCCGACCAGGGCAACGTCCTCGGCCTCACCGTCGCCGGCCACCACTACGCGCTGTTCGCCCCGACCGGCAGCGACTGGTCGGTCTCCGGCTCCGCGATCACCGCGGGGCTCGGCGGGAAGAACTACTTCTCCCTCGCCGTGCTGCCGTCCACGGACGCGCTCGCGACCTACCGGAAGTACGCCTTCAGCTTCGTCACCGGCTCCACGGTGGGCTGGGCGTCCGAGGGCGGCACCGTGAAGGCGACCTACACCCTGACCACCGAGGCCAAGGAGGGCACCGAGCGCGGCACCGTCCAGGCGCTGTACCGCCACCAGTGGCTGCACACCCCGGACCCGCTCACCTCCTGGACCTACGTCTCCCCGCGCGGAACGATGAAGGTGCGCGAGTCGGCCTCCTTCACCACCAGCCAGCGAAGCGCCGGTGTGCTGCCCGCGCTGCCCGCTTCGCCGGGCGTGGACAAGGCCCGTCTGACGGGATACCTGAACGAGGTGGCGAACGCCTCCGACCCGTTCTCCGGTGCCACCGACACCTACTGGACCGGCAAGGCGCTCGGACGCCTCGCCCAACTGGTGCCCGTCGCCGACCAGATCGGCCAGACCGGCATCCGGGACAAGCTGCTGGGCCTGATGAAGGGCCGCCTCCAGGAGTGGTTCACAGCGGGCGGTGCCAGTGAGTTCAGTTACGACAGGGACTGGAAGACGCTGACTGGCTACCCGGCCTCGTACGGCAGCGACACCGAACTCAACGACCACCACTTCCACTACGGCTACTACGTGTACGCGGCGGCCGTCATCGCCCAGTACGACCAGGCGTGGGCCGCGGACTCCGCCTGGGGGACCATGGTCAAGACCCTGGTCCGCGACACCGCCAACCCCAGCCGCACGGACACCGCGTTCCCGTTCCTGCGCGGCTTCGACGTGTACGCGGGCCACAGCTGGGCCTCCGGCCACCAGGGCTTCGCGGCGGGCAACAACCAGGAGTCCTCCTCCGAGTCCGTGAACCTCAGTGCCGGACTGGTCCTGTGGGGCGCCGCGACCGGCGACACCGGGCTGCGCGACCTGGGCAGCTACCTGCTGACCACCGAGTCCGAGGCGATCACGCAGTACTGGTTCGACGCGGACCGGCAGGTCTTCCCGTCCGGCTTCGGACACGGCACCGTCGGCATGGTCTGGGGCAGCGGCGGGGCGTACTCCACCTGGTGGACCGCGAACCCGGAGGAGATCCACGGCATCAACGTCCTCCCGGTCACCGGCGGTTCGCTGCACCTGGCCCGTGAGAAGGCCGCCATCGGGCGGAACATCGCGGAGATGGAGCGGGAGAACGGCGGGCCGGCCGTCGAGTGGCGCGACCTGCTGTGGGAGTTCGAGGCCCTGGCCGACCCGGCGGCGGCGAAGGGCAAGTGGGACGCGGGCAACGCCGGTTACACGCCGGAGCAGGGCGAGTCCAGGGCCCACACCTACCACTGGATCACCACGCTCGACAGCCTGGGCGCACCGGACATGACGGTCAGCGGCTCCATCCCCACCTCCGCGGTCTTCACCAGGAACGGCGTCCGCACCTACAGCGCCCACAACCACGGTTCCACCGCCCGGACCGTCACCTTCTCCGACGGTGCGACGCTCACCGTCCCGGCCCGGTCCACGGCCACCGGCACGGGCACCGGCGGCGGCGGTCCGGATCCGGAGGAACCGGGTCCCTCCACCGGCAACACCTTCCGGCTGAAGTCCGGCGGCGTCCTCACCACCGCCACGGACGGAGCGGCGGGAGCGGACACCCTGGCGGCCGCGGACGGGATCAACCGGGACGGCACGCCGTACCGGCCGACGGTCTACGAGGTCAAGGGGGTCGACGGGACGCTCGACCCCGGCGCGGCCACGACGTTCCGCCTCAGGGTCGACGCGGGCACGACGGTGGGCCTCGCCCCGCAGGTCAGGGTCGGTTACGACCTGACCGGGGACGGCACCTTCGACCGGACCGAGACCTTCCGGTACTTCGCGACCGACCCGGTCGCCGGCTGGGAGGAGTACACCCAGGCGGTGGGCACCAAGGCGGTGACCGGCAGCCTCGGCGACCTCAGGGGCGGGACGGTGCGCCTGGAGATCTGGAACGCGCTGGGCAACGCCACGTCCCGGGTGCAGACCGGCACGGAGGCGGCGGTCCTGCGGATCCCGTACGTCTGA
- a CDS encoding helix-turn-helix domain-containing protein: protein MVNRKELNPEESPKARFGQRLRLLREERGWTQEELGTRMGCSGTHISAVETGRRPPTLRFARGADRTFGTGGKLERQSLALRQTALLEGFPEYVTHEARAAEIRLYEVGVMPGILQTPEYASALTARTVERGVITPEQGEERNALIAMRQGAVNRTPAPLVFVVLDESCLRRPVGNAAVMDGQFARLVEFAGLPNTVFQVAPFALGDRRPLSLPLYILTMENRALVSYAESAQRGQLERETASVVPLLTAYHQLQAEALSQADSVAMIKQLRKGTL from the coding sequence GTGGTGAACCGTAAGGAGCTGAACCCGGAAGAGTCACCCAAAGCACGCTTCGGTCAACGGTTACGCCTGCTGAGAGAGGAGCGCGGGTGGACCCAGGAGGAGCTGGGAACGCGCATGGGCTGCTCCGGGACACATATCTCAGCTGTTGAAACTGGCCGACGTCCTCCAACTCTTCGTTTTGCGCGCGGCGCCGACAGAACGTTTGGTACCGGCGGCAAGCTGGAGCGTCAGAGCCTCGCTCTTCGGCAGACGGCGTTGCTGGAGGGGTTCCCGGAGTACGTGACACATGAAGCGCGAGCGGCGGAGATCAGGCTTTACGAAGTCGGGGTCATGCCGGGGATACTCCAGACACCGGAGTACGCGTCAGCGCTCACTGCTCGTACGGTTGAGCGAGGCGTGATCACCCCCGAGCAGGGTGAGGAACGCAACGCCCTCATCGCGATGCGTCAAGGAGCCGTCAACCGGACGCCGGCGCCACTTGTGTTCGTGGTGCTGGATGAAAGCTGCCTGAGACGGCCGGTCGGCAATGCTGCTGTCATGGATGGGCAGTTCGCTCGGCTGGTGGAGTTTGCGGGCTTGCCGAACACCGTCTTCCAGGTCGCGCCCTTCGCTCTGGGCGATCGTCGCCCGCTCAGCTTGCCGCTGTACATCCTGACGATGGAGAACCGGGCTCTGGTTTCGTACGCGGAGTCCGCCCAGCGTGGCCAGTTGGAGCGGGAAACCGCTTCAGTCGTGCCCTTGCTGACCGCTTACCATCAGCTACAGGCTGAAGCGCTGTCCCAGGCGGATTCCGTAGCCATGATCAAGCAGTTACGAAAGGGCACCCTGTGA
- a CDS encoding VCBS repeat-containing protein: MTSRATATRLVLAIAVASAVISLPAAAQAVAPSAPAGAAAAPAGLQADFNGDGYGDLAFSAPGATVNGFANAGFAGVVYGSSSGLKPTTKQVITQNSAGIPGVAEAGDGFSGTLASADLDQDGYTDLVVGSPGEQDGTAVRAGALSVVWGGPTGLSGGATLLVGTASSEVGSELAVGDFDGDGAKDLATFRHDDLQVLSGPFTRAGAATAVALTPDTDDNRWLDLAAGDVDGDGRDDLVGLAHNGNEDDRRRVSVAAGGTSGPGAFSEVAGGNGSGLEAGETLAVGNINGDAYADFVVGRLEGHDSDAENPLSLGGMITYVPGGATGAQGAKAKVFNQDSAGIPGAAERGDLFGSSLAIGDTDGDGYGEVAVGVPGEALGTTARAGGIVVLPGTAAGPTGTGSTGFNQDTQGVTGTAEQGDLFGGAAAFVDGDRNGRAELAVGAPGENAGEGSLWVLPSMTSGTGSFTFGHGTLGTVAVKAALGSSFSR, translated from the coding sequence GTGACATCCCGTGCAACCGCCACACGTCTGGTCCTCGCCATCGCTGTGGCATCCGCCGTCATCAGCCTGCCGGCCGCCGCCCAGGCCGTCGCCCCCTCCGCCCCCGCGGGAGCGGCAGCCGCCCCGGCCGGGCTCCAGGCCGACTTCAACGGCGACGGGTACGGCGATCTGGCGTTCTCGGCACCCGGCGCCACTGTCAACGGCTTCGCGAACGCCGGGTTCGCCGGAGTGGTCTACGGGTCGAGCAGCGGCCTGAAACCCACCACCAAGCAGGTCATCACGCAGAACTCGGCGGGCATACCCGGCGTGGCGGAGGCGGGTGACGGCTTCAGCGGCACGCTCGCTTCCGCCGACCTCGACCAGGACGGCTACACCGATCTGGTGGTCGGCTCGCCCGGTGAGCAGGACGGCACCGCCGTACGGGCGGGGGCGCTGTCGGTCGTATGGGGCGGCCCGACCGGTCTCTCGGGCGGCGCCACGCTCCTGGTGGGCACCGCGTCCAGCGAGGTCGGCAGCGAGCTGGCCGTGGGCGACTTCGACGGGGACGGGGCGAAGGACCTCGCCACGTTCCGCCACGACGACCTCCAGGTCCTGTCCGGTCCGTTCACCCGTGCCGGAGCCGCGACCGCCGTCGCCCTGACCCCTGACACGGACGACAACCGCTGGCTCGACCTCGCGGCGGGCGATGTCGACGGTGACGGGCGCGACGACCTCGTCGGCCTGGCCCACAACGGGAACGAGGACGACCGGCGGCGCGTCAGCGTCGCCGCGGGCGGCACCTCCGGCCCGGGAGCGTTCAGCGAGGTGGCCGGCGGCAACGGGTCCGGTCTGGAGGCCGGGGAGACCCTCGCGGTCGGCAACATCAACGGTGACGCGTACGCCGACTTCGTCGTGGGCCGGCTCGAAGGTCACGACAGTGACGCCGAGAACCCCCTCTCGCTCGGCGGCATGATCACCTATGTGCCGGGTGGTGCCACGGGCGCCCAGGGCGCCAAGGCGAAGGTCTTCAACCAGGACTCGGCGGGCATCCCCGGCGCGGCCGAGCGCGGCGACCTGTTCGGTTCGTCCCTCGCCATCGGTGACACGGACGGGGACGGTTACGGGGAGGTGGCGGTCGGCGTCCCGGGCGAGGCGCTCGGGACGACCGCGCGGGCGGGCGGGATCGTCGTCCTGCCCGGTACGGCGGCGGGACCGACGGGGACGGGTTCCACGGGCTTCAACCAGGACACCCAGGGGGTCACCGGCACCGCCGAGCAGGGCGACCTGTTCGGCGGCGCCGCCGCCTTCGTGGACGGTGACAGGAACGGCCGCGCCGAACTCGCCGTGGGCGCCCCGGGCGAGAACGCCGGTGAGGGTTCGCTCTGGGTCCTGCCGTCCATGACGTCCGGCACCGGCTCCTTCACCTTCGGGCACGGCACGCTGGGCACGGTCGCGGTGAAGGCGGCCCTCGGGTCGTCCTTCAGCCGTTGA
- a CDS encoding DUF397 domain-containing protein gives MTTDSIHWFTSSYSENGGACVEVGAGLIASHGVVPVRDSKNPGGPVLDVTAPAFASFVAGVRAGRFGAL, from the coding sequence GTGACGACCGACTCCATCCACTGGTTCACGTCCTCATACAGCGAGAATGGTGGCGCCTGCGTCGAGGTCGGCGCCGGGCTTATCGCTTCGCACGGAGTTGTTCCGGTGCGTGACTCGAAGAACCCCGGCGGTCCGGTGCTGGACGTGACCGCGCCCGCGTTCGCCTCGTTCGTGGCGGGTGTCAGGGCCGGGCGGTTCGGCGCTCTCTGA